From one Streptococcus oralis genomic stretch:
- a CDS encoding LacI family DNA-binding transcriptional regulator — MVAKLTDVAKLAGVSPTTVSRVINKKGYLSEKTIQKVNEAMRELGYKPNNLARSLQGKSAKLIGLIFPNISHVFYAELIDKLEHQLFKNGYKTIICNSEHDSEKEREYIEMLEANQVDGIISGSHNLGIEDYNRVTAPIISFDRNLSPDIPVVSSDNYGGGVLAAQTLVKTGAQSIIMITGNDNSNSPTGLRHAGFASVLPKAPIINVSSDFSPIRKEMEIKNILTHQKPDAIFASDDLTAILVIKIAQELGISVPEELKVIGYDGTYFIENYYPHLTTIKQPMKEIAHLTVDLLLQKIEGKEVATTGYFLPVTLLPGKSI; from the coding sequence ATGGTCGCAAAACTAACTGATGTCGCAAAACTTGCAGGCGTCAGCCCCACTACCGTCTCACGGGTCATCAATAAAAAGGGTTATCTATCTGAGAAAACCATCCAAAAGGTTAATGAAGCCATGCGAGAATTGGGCTACAAGCCCAATAATCTGGCTCGAAGTCTCCAAGGAAAATCTGCCAAGTTGATTGGACTTATTTTTCCAAACATCAGTCATGTCTTTTATGCAGAGTTGATTGACAAGTTGGAACACCAACTCTTCAAAAATGGTTACAAAACCATCATCTGTAACAGCGAACATGACTCTGAAAAAGAACGGGAGTACATTGAAATGCTGGAGGCCAACCAGGTCGATGGTATCATTTCTGGAAGTCACAACTTGGGAATCGAAGACTACAATCGTGTGACGGCACCGATTATTTCCTTTGACCGAAACTTGTCTCCAGACATTCCTGTTGTCTCCTCTGACAACTACGGTGGCGGGGTTCTCGCTGCCCAAACCTTGGTCAAGACAGGTGCCCAGTCTATCATCATGATTACAGGAAATGACAACTCTAACTCACCGACTGGACTGCGCCATGCTGGCTTTGCCTCTGTTCTCCCGAAAGCGCCTATTATCAATGTTTCGAGCGACTTTTCTCCCATCCGAAAAGAAATGGAAATCAAGAATATCTTGACCCATCAGAAACCAGATGCGATTTTTGCTTCGGATGATTTGACAGCTATCCTGGTGATCAAAATCGCTCAGGAGCTAGGGATCTCTGTTCCTGAAGAGCTCAAGGTCATCGGCTATGATGGGACCTACTTTATCGAGAACTACTATCCTCATTTGACAACGATTAAGCAACCTATGAAAGAGATTGCCCACCTCACTGTCGATCTTCTCTTGCAGAAGATTGAAGGTAAAGAGGTCGCGACAACTGGTTACTTCTTACCCGTCACCCTATTACCAGGAAAAAGTATTTAA
- a CDS encoding hydroxymethylglutaryl-CoA reductase, degradative codes for MKLSWNGFSKKTYHERLELLKAQALLSPEKQTSLEQDEQISLAVADQLSENVVGTFSLPYSIIPEILVNDQDYTVPYVTEEPSVVAAASYASKIIKRAGGFTAQVHERQMIGQVALYQVADPEQAQEKIASKKAELLELANQAYPSIVKRGGGARDLHVEQIKGETDFLVVYLYVDTQEAMGANMLNTMLEALKPVLEELSQGQSLMGILSNYATDSLVTSSCRIAFRYLSRQKDEAREIAEKIALASQFAQADPYRAATHNKGIFNGIDAILIATGNDWRAIEAGAHAFASRDGRYQGLSQWTLDMEREELVGEMTLPMPVATKGGSIGLNPRVALSHELLGNPSAKELAQIIVSIGLAQNFAALKALVSTGIQQGHMKLQAKSLALLAGASESEVAPLVERLIADKTFNLETAQRYLENLRS; via the coding sequence ATGAAGTTAAGTTGGAATGGATTTTCTAAAAAAACATACCATGAGCGCCTGGAGTTGCTGAAAGCTCAGGCGCTCCTTAGTCCTGAAAAGCAAACGAGTCTTGAGCAGGATGAGCAAATCAGCTTGGCAGTTGCAGATCAGCTGAGTGAGAATGTGGTAGGAACTTTTTCTCTGCCTTATTCCATCATTCCAGAGATTTTGGTGAACGATCAGGACTACACAGTTCCCTATGTGACAGAAGAACCGTCTGTGGTTGCTGCGGCTAGCTATGCCAGCAAAATCATCAAGCGAGCAGGCGGCTTTACTGCTCAAGTACATGAGCGCCAGATGATCGGTCAGGTAGCCCTTTATCAAGTTGCTGATCCTGAACAAGCGCAAGAGAAGATTGCCAGCAAGAAAGCGGAGCTCTTGGAACTTGCCAATCAAGCCTATCCTTCTATCGTCAAACGTGGTGGCGGCGCGCGTGATTTGCATGTAGAGCAGATCAAAGGTGAAACAGACTTTCTCGTTGTCTATCTCTATGTCGATACCCAGGAAGCCATGGGAGCCAATATGCTCAATACCATGCTAGAAGCCTTGAAGCCGGTCTTAGAAGAACTCAGTCAGGGGCAGAGTCTCATGGGAATCCTGTCCAATTACGCGACCGATTCTCTGGTGACATCAAGCTGTCGTATCGCCTTTCGCTACTTGAGCCGACAAAAGGATGAAGCCAGAGAAATAGCAGAGAAAATAGCTTTGGCTAGCCAGTTTGCGCAGGCAGATCCTTACCGAGCAGCTACTCACAATAAAGGGATTTTTAATGGTATCGATGCCATTTTAATAGCCACGGGTAATGACTGGCGTGCTATCGAAGCTGGGGCTCATGCCTTTGCCAGTCGAGATGGACGCTATCAAGGTCTCAGTCAATGGACGCTGGACATGGAAAGAGAAGAATTGGTCGGTGAGATGACCCTACCCATGCCGGTAGCGACCAAGGGTGGCTCTATTGGTCTCAACCCTCGTGTAGCCCTCAGTCATGAACTACTAGGAAATCCTTCAGCTAAGGAATTAGCTCAGATTATCGTGTCCATCGGTCTTGCCCAAAACTTTGCGGCTCTCAAAGCCTTGGTAAGTACGGGCATCCAGCAAGGCCACATGAAATTACAGGCCAAATCCCTAGCTCTCCTAGCTGGTGCTAGTGAGTCCGAGGTTGCTCCCCTCGTTGAGCGCCTTATTGCAGACAAAACCTTTAACCTAGAGACAGCCCAGCGCTATCTAGAAAACTTAAGATCATAA
- a CDS encoding hydroxymethylglutaryl-CoA synthase, whose product MTIGIDKIGFATSQYVLKLQDLAEARGVDPEKFSKGLLLNEISIASLTEDIVTLAASASNSILTDKEKEEIDMVIVATESGIDQSKAAAVFVHGLLGIQPFARSFEIKEACYGATAALHYAKLHVENSPESKVLVIASDIAKYGVGTPGEPTQGAGSVAMLITQNPRIMAFNNDNVAQTRDIMDFWRPNYSSTPYVNGMYSTQQYLDCLTTTWDEYKKRYDWTMDDFAAICFHLPYPKLALKGLRKMMDKTLSKEKQNSLQENFDKSILYSQMIGNIYTGSLFLGLLSLLENAETLKAGDKIALYSYGSGAVSEFFSGELVEGYEAYLDKERLSKLKQRTALSVADYEKVFFEEVQLDESGSAQFAGYEYQDYALVEIVDHQRRYSKVEK is encoded by the coding sequence ATGACAATCGGTATTGATAAGATTGGTTTTGCGACCAGTCAATATGTCTTGAAATTACAAGACTTAGCAGAAGCGAGGGGAGTTGACCCCGAAAAATTTAGCAAGGGACTCTTGTTAAATGAAATTAGTATTGCATCACTGACTGAGGACATTGTTACCTTGGCTGCTAGTGCCAGCAACTCTATCCTCACAGATAAAGAAAAAGAAGAAATCGATATGGTCATCGTGGCAACCGAGTCAGGGATTGACCAGAGTAAGGCAGCGGCAGTCTTTGTTCATGGCTTGTTAGGTATTCAGCCTTTCGCTCGTAGCTTTGAAATTAAAGAAGCATGCTATGGAGCGACAGCTGCCCTTCATTATGCTAAATTGCATGTGGAAAATTCTCCAGAGTCTAAGGTTTTGGTCATTGCCAGTGATATTGCCAAGTATGGTGTGGGAACTCCAGGTGAGCCAACCCAGGGTGCTGGAAGTGTGGCGATGCTAATCACTCAAAATCCGCGCATCATGGCCTTTAACAATGATAACGTTGCTCAAACGCGAGACATCATGGATTTCTGGCGTCCGAACTACTCAAGCACTCCTTATGTAAACGGCATGTACTCGACCCAACAGTATCTTGATTGCCTGACAACGACTTGGGATGAATACAAGAAACGCTATGATTGGACTATGGATGACTTTGCGGCTATCTGCTTCCACTTGCCTTATCCTAAGTTGGCCCTAAAAGGCTTGCGCAAGATGATGGACAAAACTTTGTCTAAAGAAAAACAGAATAGTTTGCAAGAGAACTTTGATAAGTCCATCCTTTACAGTCAGATGATTGGAAATATCTACACGGGTTCCCTCTTCCTCGGACTTCTCTCCCTTTTGGAAAATGCAGAGACTTTGAAGGCTGGAGATAAAATTGCCCTCTACAGTTATGGAAGTGGAGCGGTTTCAGAGTTCTTTAGTGGTGAATTGGTCGAAGGCTATGAGGCTTACCTTGATAAGGAGCGCTTGAGCAAACTCAAGCAACGTACAGCCCTATCCGTTGCAGACTATGAAAAAGTCTTCTTCGAAGAGGTGCAGTTGGATGAATCTGGTTCAGCCCAATTTGCAGGCTATGAATATCAAGACTATGCCTTGGTTGAAATTGTCGACCACCAACGCCGTTATAGCAAGGTTGAAAAATAA
- a CDS encoding threonine/serine exporter family protein: MTLTSILLQAVASLLAIITFLIVLNVQRSMLLPGGVLGMGVWLLYLVLKEPTNVILATFIAAVIGSCISQILSIVYKTPAVVFVLAILAPLVPGYLSYRTTAFFVTGDYSHAIASATLVVMLALVISIGMASGTVILKLYYYIRKQRGISS, from the coding sequence ATGACTCTAACAAGTATTTTGCTGCAAGCAGTGGCGAGTTTACTCGCCATTATCACCTTTCTAATCGTACTGAATGTTCAACGCTCCATGCTCCTACCTGGTGGTGTTTTGGGAATGGGCGTTTGGCTCCTCTATCTCGTGCTCAAAGAACCAACCAATGTTATTCTTGCGACCTTTATCGCAGCAGTAATTGGCTCTTGCATCAGTCAGATTTTAAGTATTGTCTATAAGACACCAGCGGTGGTCTTTGTCTTGGCCATTCTTGCCCCCTTGGTGCCGGGTTATTTATCCTATCGAACGACAGCTTTCTTTGTGACAGGAGATTACAGCCATGCTATTGCCAGCGCGACTTTGGTGGTTATGTTAGCCCTCGTTATTTCTATTGGAATGGCAAGTGGAACAGTAATTCTAAAGCTTTATTACTACATCCGCAAACAACGAGGAATCTCTTCCTAA
- a CDS encoding threonine/serine exporter family protein has product MDESRELNAVIDVIMLAGTILLKSGSEIHRVEDTMIRIAHSQGIMDCNVLAMPAAIFFSIENTNISRMKRVTSSSYNIEKVCDVNQVSRELVGGQIDLSTAFKKLKEIGNQALPYTKFQVTVAATLSAPFFSIMFGGNVYDAFGAAIATLFGFAFSLYVERFVRIPFVTAFAGAFVFGLIAQFWARYTGFPSTADLIIAGAVMPFVPGIALTNAVRDIMTNHINSGMSKMFESLLITLALGAGTSVALVLMT; this is encoded by the coding sequence ATGGACGAATCGAGAGAGTTGAATGCCGTCATTGATGTGATTATGCTAGCAGGAACCATTCTCCTGAAAAGTGGCTCAGAGATTCATCGGGTTGAGGATACTATGATCCGTATTGCCCATTCGCAGGGAATAATGGATTGCAATGTTCTTGCCATGCCCGCTGCTATTTTCTTTTCTATCGAAAACACCAATATTTCTCGGATGAAACGGGTAACCTCATCCTCTTATAACATTGAAAAAGTCTGTGATGTCAACCAAGTATCACGGGAGCTTGTTGGAGGGCAGATTGATCTTTCGACAGCCTTTAAAAAGCTGAAAGAAATCGGCAATCAAGCCCTTCCTTATACCAAGTTCCAAGTGACCGTAGCAGCGACCCTCAGTGCCCCTTTCTTCTCGATTATGTTTGGGGGCAATGTTTATGACGCTTTTGGTGCGGCTATTGCGACTTTATTTGGATTTGCCTTCTCTCTCTACGTAGAGAGGTTTGTCCGCATTCCTTTTGTAACGGCCTTTGCGGGTGCCTTTGTTTTCGGATTGATCGCCCAGTTCTGGGCCCGCTATACAGGATTTCCTTCGACGGCAGACCTGATTATAGCAGGAGCGGTTATGCCCTTTGTTCCAGGGATTGCTCTGACAAATGCGGTACGGGATATCATGACCAACCATATCAACTCTGGTATGAGCAAGATGTTTGAATCTTTGCTCATTACCCTCGCTTTAGGGGCTGGCACCTCTGTCGCCCTGGTTTTGATGACATAA
- the pknB gene encoding Stk1 family PASTA domain-containing Ser/Thr kinase: protein MIQIGKIFAGRYRIVKQIGRGGMADVYLAKDLILDGEEVAVKVLRTNYQTDPIAVARFQREARAMADLDHPHIVRITDIGEEDGQQYLAMEYVAGLDLKRYIKEHYPLSNEEAVRIMGQILLAMRLAHTRGIVHRDLKPQNILLTPDGTAKVTDFGIAVAFAETSLTQTNSMLGSVHYLSPEQARGSKATFQSDIYAMGIIFYEMLTGHIPYDGDSAVTIALQHFQKPLPSVIAENPSVPQALENVVIKATAKKLSDRYQSVSEMYVDLSTSLSYNRRNEPKLVFDDASKADTKTLPKVPQSTLTSIPKASAQEERPQPKKPTQPVAEPAPAPKPAKKRKFKARYMILLASLLLVAASLVWILSRTPATIAIPNVAGQTVAEAKEALKKSKFEAGEEKSEASDTVAEGRVIRTDPEAGSGRKEGTKVNLIVSSGKQSFQLSNYVGRKYTDVVAELKEKKVPENLIKMEEEESSESEPGTVLRQTPASGSTYDLSKATTITLTVAKKVTSVSMPNYIGSSLEFTKNNLTQIVGVKEANIEVVEVSNAPEGTAEGTVVSQTPRAGELVDLASTRIKLSIYKPKTPPSTSSSNPAQRGNQGSPTSPTQGNQQGNQQGNQQGNNPPTNQPNGERNHESSRD from the coding sequence ATGATCCAAATCGGCAAGATTTTTGCCGGGCGGTATCGGATTGTCAAGCAGATTGGTCGAGGAGGCATGGCAGATGTTTACTTGGCCAAGGATTTGATCCTAGACGGGGAAGAAGTGGCAGTGAAGGTCCTGAGGACCAACTACCAGACGGACCCGATTGCTGTGGCACGTTTCCAACGTGAAGCGAGAGCCATGGCGGATCTGGACCATCCTCATATCGTTCGGATAACAGATATTGGTGAGGAAGACGGTCAACAGTACCTAGCTATGGAATACGTAGCAGGCCTTGACCTCAAGCGTTATATCAAAGAACACTATCCTCTTTCAAATGAAGAAGCAGTTCGGATTATGGGGCAAATCCTCTTGGCCATGCGCTTAGCCCATACTCGAGGAATTGTTCACCGGGATTTGAAACCTCAAAATATCCTCTTGACACCTGACGGCACAGCTAAGGTCACGGACTTTGGGATTGCTGTAGCCTTTGCGGAGACTAGTCTGACCCAGACCAACTCAATGTTAGGCTCTGTTCATTATTTGTCACCTGAGCAAGCACGTGGTTCTAAAGCGACTTTCCAGAGTGATATCTATGCAATGGGGATTATCTTCTATGAGATGCTGACGGGACATATCCCTTACGATGGGGATAGCGCGGTTACGATTGCCCTCCAGCATTTCCAGAAACCACTTCCGTCCGTCATAGCTGAAAATCCATCTGTCCCTCAGGCTTTAGAAAATGTTGTCATCAAGGCAACTGCTAAGAAGCTGTCAGATCGTTATCAGTCTGTTTCGGAAATGTATGTGGACTTGTCAACTAGCTTGTCTTATAATCGTCGCAATGAACCGAAGCTGGTCTTTGATGATGCGAGTAAGGCAGACACTAAGACTTTACCTAAAGTTCCACAAAGTACACTGACATCGATTCCTAAAGCTTCGGCGCAGGAAGAACGCCCTCAGCCAAAGAAACCAACTCAACCAGTGGCAGAGCCGGCTCCAGCGCCAAAGCCAGCCAAGAAACGGAAGTTTAAGGCTCGCTATATGATTCTTTTGGCCAGTCTTCTATTGGTTGCAGCCTCTTTGGTCTGGATTTTGTCAAGAACACCAGCAACGATTGCTATTCCTAACGTAGCTGGACAAACCGTTGCAGAGGCTAAGGAAGCTCTTAAAAAATCCAAGTTTGAAGCCGGTGAAGAAAAGTCAGAAGCCAGCGATACAGTAGCAGAAGGACGTGTTATTCGAACGGATCCAGAAGCTGGTAGTGGCCGAAAAGAAGGAACCAAGGTCAATTTGATTGTTTCTTCTGGTAAGCAATCCTTCCAATTGAGCAATTATGTCGGACGCAAGTATACGGATGTCGTAGCTGAACTCAAGGAGAAGAAGGTTCCTGAAAATCTAATCAAGATGGAAGAGGAAGAATCCAGCGAAAGCGAACCTGGCACCGTCCTCAGACAGACCCCTGCTTCGGGTTCGACCTATGATCTCTCAAAAGCCACTACGATTACCTTAACAGTGGCTAAGAAGGTGACTAGTGTCAGCATGCCGAACTACATCGGTTCAAGTCTCGAGTTTACAAAGAATAACTTGACTCAGATTGTCGGTGTGAAGGAAGCAAATATTGAGGTTGTAGAAGTATCGAATGCTCCTGAAGGAACGGCAGAAGGAACTGTTGTAAGTCAAACGCCAAGAGCAGGAGAACTGGTTGATCTTGCAAGTACGCGTATCAAACTTTCCATCTACAAACCAAAAACACCACCATCAACTTCATCCTCTAATCCTGCCCAACGTGGGAACCAGGGTTCTCCTACAAGTCCAACCCAGGGGAACCAGCAAGGAAATCAACAAGGTAACCAACAAGGCAACAATCCTCCAACGAATCAACCAAACGGTGAAAGAAACCACGAAAGTTCTCGAGATTAA
- a CDS encoding Stp1/IreP family PP2C-type Ser/Thr phosphatase, with product MEIALLTDVGQKRTNNQDYVNHFVNRAGRTMIILADGMGGHRAGNIASEMAVTDLGVAWVDTQIDSVNEVREWFAHYLEIENQKIHQLGQDEAYRGMGTTLEAVAFIDNQAIYAHIGDSRIGLIRGEEYHQLTSDHSLVNELLKAGQLTPEEAETHPQKNIITQSIGQKDEIQPDFGMITLESGDYLLLNSDGLTNMISASEIYDIVTSDISLADKAATLIRFANNAGGLDNITVALVYMNEEAAE from the coding sequence ATGGAAATAGCATTATTAACAGATGTTGGTCAGAAACGGACAAATAATCAGGACTATGTCAATCACTTTGTCAACCGAGCAGGACGCACTATGATCATCTTGGCTGACGGGATGGGAGGACACCGTGCAGGAAATATCGCTAGTGAGATGGCGGTAACAGACCTTGGTGTGGCTTGGGTGGATACCCAAATCGACTCAGTCAATGAAGTTCGTGAGTGGTTTGCCCACTACCTAGAGATTGAAAATCAAAAAATTCATCAACTAGGTCAGGACGAAGCCTACAGAGGCATGGGAACAACGCTAGAAGCTGTTGCGTTTATTGACAACCAAGCCATCTATGCTCACATTGGAGATTCTCGTATCGGTTTGATTCGTGGAGAAGAATACCACCAGTTGACGAGTGACCATTCCTTGGTCAACGAATTGCTCAAGGCTGGTCAATTGACTCCAGAAGAAGCAGAAACTCACCCTCAAAAGAATATCATCACCCAGTCTATCGGACAAAAAGATGAAATCCAGCCAGATTTTGGGATGATTACACTGGAGTCAGGAGATTATCTCTTGCTCAATAGTGATGGTTTGACCAATATGATTTCGGCAAGTGAGATTTATGATATCGTAACCAGCGATATTTCCCTAGCAGACAAGGCGGCAACCCTTATTCGTTTTGCTAACAATGCAGGAGGTTTAGACAACATTACGGTTGCCCTTGTTTACATGAACGAGGAGGCAGCAGAATGA
- the rsmB gene encoding 16S rRNA (cytosine(967)-C(5))-methyltransferase RsmB, whose amino-acid sequence MTKVETARSLALAVLEDVLVNQAYSNITLNKHLKGSQLSVADKGLVTEIVYGTVARKLTLEWYLSHFIQDRDKLDNWLYILLLLSAYQLRYLDKIPNHAVVNEAVELAKARKKGSEKLVNAVLRRILREGWPDIDSIKRKNKRDSIAYSLPVWLVSKLKEEYGEERAQAIFKSLLVRNKASIRVTDLSRKEEIKAVLEASDSPLAATGLVKEQGHFAGHDLFAEGAITIQDESSQLVAPTLDLQGHEQVLDACAAPGGKTAHIASYLTSGNVTALDLYDHKLDLIQENAERLGVADRVQTQKLDARKVHEFFGQDSFDKILVDAPCSGIGLLRRKPDIKYNKETADFTSLQEIQLEILGSVCQTLRKGGIITYSTCTIVSEENFQVVEAFLESHPEFEQVKLEHECKDILKDGCILITPELYGSDGFFISQFRKISE is encoded by the coding sequence GTGACTAAAGTAGAAACGGCTAGAAGTCTAGCTCTAGCAGTGCTAGAGGATGTTCTAGTCAACCAAGCATATTCGAATATTACTTTAAACAAACACCTCAAGGGGAGTCAACTCTCAGTAGCAGATAAGGGTTTGGTGACAGAGATTGTCTACGGTACGGTAGCCCGAAAACTGACTCTGGAATGGTATCTGTCCCACTTTATCCAAGACAGAGACAAGCTAGACAACTGGCTCTATATCCTGCTCCTTCTGAGCGCTTACCAACTTCGGTATCTGGATAAGATTCCTAATCACGCTGTTGTTAATGAAGCGGTAGAGCTAGCCAAAGCCCGTAAAAAAGGCAGTGAGAAATTGGTCAACGCCGTCCTTCGTCGTATCTTAAGAGAAGGCTGGCCAGATATTGACAGCATCAAACGCAAAAACAAGCGTGATTCCATTGCCTATTCTCTCCCAGTTTGGCTAGTATCTAAGCTCAAGGAAGAGTACGGTGAAGAGCGAGCACAAGCCATCTTTAAAAGTCTCTTGGTGCGCAACAAAGCTAGCATCCGGGTGACTGACTTGAGTCGAAAAGAGGAAATCAAAGCCGTGTTAGAGGCGAGTGATTCACCTTTGGCGGCCACTGGTCTGGTCAAGGAGCAAGGCCACTTTGCGGGACATGATTTGTTCGCAGAAGGGGCCATTACCATCCAAGACGAGTCCAGTCAACTGGTTGCTCCGACTCTTGATCTGCAAGGCCATGAGCAGGTTCTGGATGCCTGTGCCGCTCCGGGTGGGAAAACAGCCCATATAGCTTCCTACCTCACATCCGGTAACGTGACAGCTTTGGATCTTTATGATCATAAGTTGGACTTGATCCAAGAAAATGCGGAGCGTTTGGGTGTGGCAGATCGGGTTCAAACACAAAAGTTGGATGCCAGAAAGGTGCATGAGTTTTTCGGTCAGGACTCTTTTGATAAGATTTTGGTAGATGCTCCCTGTTCTGGGATTGGACTTTTACGCCGCAAACCAGACATCAAATACAATAAAGAAACAGCAGATTTCACCTCCTTACAGGAAATTCAGCTGGAAATATTAGGTAGTGTTTGTCAAACGCTACGAAAAGGTGGTATAATAACTTATAGTACCTGTACTATTGTCTCTGAGGAGAACTTTCAAGTCGTTGAGGCGTTTTTAGAAAGTCATCCCGAGTTCGAGCAGGTTAAACTAGAACACGAATGTAAAGATATCCTGAAAGATGGCTGCATCCTGATCACTCCTGAATTGTATGGAAGTGATGGATTCTTTATCAGCCAATTTCGCAAGATATCAGAATAG